A region from the Podarcis raffonei isolate rPodRaf1 chromosome 11, rPodRaf1.pri, whole genome shotgun sequence genome encodes:
- the HEXB gene encoding beta-hexosaminidase subunit beta isoform X1, translating into MELLAVVLWVSAALAAASFAHQPQGPPEAEELLWGPEAARPPSAASSSVSLWPLPRSLRVSAARLQLAPKRFQIVHGPGSSAGPSCSLLQDAFRRYYEYIFGYSKWQNGDETKPLLETELSSLQVIITSEDSECDKFPSIASDESYQLQVSGPTAVLKADKVWGALRGLETFSQLVNEDNYGSLFVNESDITDFPRFAYRGILIDSSRHFLPLKTILMTLDAMAFNKFNVLHWHIVDDPSFPYQSITFPELSRQGAYSYNHVYTPADIRLVIEYARLRGIRIIPEFDSPGHTQSWGKGQKDILTPCYNGAHPSGSYGPVNPILNTTYDFMAKLFKEIGSVFPDDYIHLGGDEVDFSCWRSNPDIQEFMKKQGIWFTYAKLESHYVEKILEMVSSLNKKSIVWQEVFDHGAKLQSDTIVEVWIGTLYKEELRRVTKAGHSAILAAPWYLDLISYGQDWKKYYSVEPLDFLGWQSQKELVLGGEACLWGEYVDATNLTPRLWPRASAVGERLWSSKNVTDIEDAYNRLNEHRCRMLRRGIAAQPLFTGYCRQEARDP; encoded by the exons ATGGAGCTGCTGGCGGTGGTGCTGTGGGTCTCGGCGGCGCTGGCTGCCGCCTCGTTCGCGCACCAGCCGCAGGGGCCGCCCGAAGCCGAGGAGCTGCTTTGGGGCCCGGAGGCGGCGAGGCCGCCGAGCGCGGCTTCCTCCTCCGTCTCCCTCTGGCCGCTGCCCCGCTCGCTCCGCGTCTCCGCAGCCCGGCTGCAGCTGGCGCCCAAGCGGTTCCAGATCGTCCACGGCCCGGGCTCCTCGGCGGGGCCGAGCTGCTCCTTGCTGCAAGATGCGTTCCGGAG GTACTATGAATACATATTTGGGTATTCCAAATGGCAGAATGGTGATGAGACGAAACCTCTTTTGGAAACGGAGCTATCTTCGCTTCAGGTGATTATTACTTCAGAAGATTCTGAATGTGATAAATTTCCCAGCATCGCATCTGATGAATCTT ATCAGCTCCAGGTATCAGGACCTACAGCTGTGCTGAAGGCAGACAAAGTTTGGGGAGCGTTGAGAG GTTTAGAAACATTCAGTCAGTTAGTAAATGAAGACAACTATGGAAGT CTATTTGTCAATGAATCCGACATTACTGACTTCCCAAGATTTGCTTATCGAGGGATCTTGATTGATAGCTCAAGGCATTTTCTGCCTTTGAAAACTATCCTAATGACTTTG GATGCTATGGCATTTAACAAGTTCAATGTCCTGCATTGGCACATTGTAGACGACCCTTCCTTTCCTTATCAAAGTATCACATTTCCTGAACTGAGTCGCCAG GGGGCCTATTCATACAATCATGTTTACACTCCCGCTGACATCCGTCTGGTGATAGAGTATGCTCGGTTACGGGGGATTCGAATTATCCCGGAATTTGACAGTCCAGGACATACCCAATCTTGGGGGAAAG gaCAAAAAGACATCCTCACACCATGCTACAATGGAGCACATCCGAGTGGGTCTTACGGGCCTGTAAACCCCATTTTGAATACAACATATGATTTCATGGCTAAATTATTCAAAGAAATTGGCAGTGTATTTCCGGATGATTATATCCACTTGGGAGGAGACGAAGTGGACTTCAGTTGTTG GAGGTCCAATCCTGATATACAAGAATTCATGAAGAAGCAAGGGATCTGGTTTACCTATGCTAAACTGGAATCCCACTATGTTGAGAA AATATTGGAGATGGTGTCTTCTCTGAACAAGAAATCCATAGTGTGGCAGGAAGTCTTTGATCATGGAGCAAAG CTACAGTCAGACACAATAGTTGAAGTGTGGATTGGGACCTTGTATAAAGAAGAGTTAAGAAGAGTAACCAAAGCAGGGCACAGCGCCATCCTGGCAGCACCATGGTACCTAGACCTCATTAGTTACGGCCAGGACTGGAAGAAATACTACAGCGTGGAGCCACTAGACTTCCTTG GGTGGCAATCCCAGAAAGAGTTGGTGCTTGGTGGAGAAGCCTGTCTTTGGGGAGAATATGTGGATGCAACTAATCTCACACCAAGACTCTG GCCTCGGGCAAGTGCTGTTGGGGAGAGACTCTGGAGCAGTAAAAATGTAACCGATATTGAAGATGCTTATAACAGGCTTAATGAACATCGTTGCCGCATGCTCAG GCGTGGAATAGCAGCGCAGCCTTTGTTTACTGGATACTGCAGGCAGGAAGCAAGAGACCCCTAG
- the HEXB gene encoding beta-hexosaminidase subunit beta isoform X2, producing MTLDAMAFNKFNVLHWHIVDDPSFPYQSITFPELSRQGAYSYNHVYTPADIRLVIEYARLRGIRIIPEFDSPGHTQSWGKGQKDILTPCYNGAHPSGSYGPVNPILNTTYDFMAKLFKEIGSVFPDDYIHLGGDEVDFSCWRSNPDIQEFMKKQGIWFTYAKLESHYVEKILEMVSSLNKKSIVWQEVFDHGAKLQSDTIVEVWIGTLYKEELRRVTKAGHSAILAAPWYLDLISYGQDWKKYYSVEPLDFLGWQSQKELVLGGEACLWGEYVDATNLTPRLWPRASAVGERLWSSKNVTDIEDAYNRLNEHRCRMLRRGIAAQPLFTGYCRQEARDP from the exons ATGACTTTG GATGCTATGGCATTTAACAAGTTCAATGTCCTGCATTGGCACATTGTAGACGACCCTTCCTTTCCTTATCAAAGTATCACATTTCCTGAACTGAGTCGCCAG GGGGCCTATTCATACAATCATGTTTACACTCCCGCTGACATCCGTCTGGTGATAGAGTATGCTCGGTTACGGGGGATTCGAATTATCCCGGAATTTGACAGTCCAGGACATACCCAATCTTGGGGGAAAG gaCAAAAAGACATCCTCACACCATGCTACAATGGAGCACATCCGAGTGGGTCTTACGGGCCTGTAAACCCCATTTTGAATACAACATATGATTTCATGGCTAAATTATTCAAAGAAATTGGCAGTGTATTTCCGGATGATTATATCCACTTGGGAGGAGACGAAGTGGACTTCAGTTGTTG GAGGTCCAATCCTGATATACAAGAATTCATGAAGAAGCAAGGGATCTGGTTTACCTATGCTAAACTGGAATCCCACTATGTTGAGAA AATATTGGAGATGGTGTCTTCTCTGAACAAGAAATCCATAGTGTGGCAGGAAGTCTTTGATCATGGAGCAAAG CTACAGTCAGACACAATAGTTGAAGTGTGGATTGGGACCTTGTATAAAGAAGAGTTAAGAAGAGTAACCAAAGCAGGGCACAGCGCCATCCTGGCAGCACCATGGTACCTAGACCTCATTAGTTACGGCCAGGACTGGAAGAAATACTACAGCGTGGAGCCACTAGACTTCCTTG GGTGGCAATCCCAGAAAGAGTTGGTGCTTGGTGGAGAAGCCTGTCTTTGGGGAGAATATGTGGATGCAACTAATCTCACACCAAGACTCTG GCCTCGGGCAAGTGCTGTTGGGGAGAGACTCTGGAGCAGTAAAAATGTAACCGATATTGAAGATGCTTATAACAGGCTTAATGAACATCGTTGCCGCATGCTCAG GCGTGGAATAGCAGCGCAGCCTTTGTTTACTGGATACTGCAGGCAGGAAGCAAGAGACCCCTAG